In Lactuca sativa cultivar Salinas chromosome 5, Lsat_Salinas_v11, whole genome shotgun sequence, the DNA window CCTTATAAAGACAAGTGAGTAGACAACCACGCCATTCTAATCTGCTCCTTCACTCTCACTTAAAAATGGCGGCCTTGTCAACGGTGTCAGCCCTCGTAGTTCTGATCATCGCCTGTGCCGCCGGAGTACGTGCCACAGAGGTCCGATCCACCTTTGCCGACGAGAATCCGATCAGACAAGTGGTGTCCGATGGTTTACGAGAACTTGAGACTACTGTTCTCCGAGTTATTGGTCAAACTCGTCATGCTCGCACCTTCGCTCGATTTGCTCACAGGTTTTTGTTATTGTGTTCTTTGTATAGAACTCATGATCAattgaaatatgttagattcatgtttgactttttttttttttcctgtttGGATTTTAATTTGTTGAACTCAAACTTAATTTTTGGATAGGTACGGGAAGAGATATGAGACTGCCGATGAGATGAAACATAGGTTTTCGATCTTCTTAGAAAGTTTGGAGACGATTAGATCGCATAACAAGAAGGGGCTATCTTATACTCTTGGAGTCAACGGTAAGTATTTATTGGTACTCGTTAACATCAATAAATTGGAATCAAAACTCAAAACGCTTTCAGTGTTACTAGTGATTTATGTGATTCTGTGTAGTTCTGTTTCTCTTATGATTATTTTTGGCTATCCTAAGAAAAATATATAGAAAACACCAGAAGTGAACTGTGGATTTTCACTTTCCTCATAGAGTACTTTCTTGTGGGATTAGTAAACAGTGGTTGATTTGTAGGTTTGACTTATGTATTATTCTTTGAATCCATGCTTTGATTTTGGTATTTTCAAACATAGATGATGTTATACTTATTACTGATTCATTGATAATCTAGTATGAATCTTAATATTTCAATTCCACTGCGATTAAGTGATTAATCAAGTCTTGTTTGTCCATGTCACATGATTCATAACTTTCTGGTATCAATTTTTTACCCTTACGATACGTTTTAGAGAAAATAGAACTTGTTAAGACTCAATCCAATATCATATCCACTATTTTCAAATCCAAGACAATATGAATTCACAAATTTTTCCAAAAAAGTAAACACTATTTTTTCAAGATCAGTATAAATTCATAGGGAAAGATGGTTGAACTTGAAGTCTGTAAGATAAactttttcctattttattagaGTATAAGAAGTATCCTGTTTGACATCAACAACCATACCTCTTTCTTTCTTTGCTATTCTATCAGATACCACATCAGCAATATCAATACTTTGTGTTGTTTGAAACAGAATTTTCTGATATGACATTTGAAGAATTCAGCAAACAGAAACTCGGAGCTGCACAAAACTGTTCTGCTACTAAAAGTGGCAACCACAAACTCACTGATGTTGTCCTTCCTCTCACAGTATGATCTTTAACTAATCTTCCATGTTTGATCTTTCATTtcacaaatcatattcattttcattatcatatataattaattatatatatattgcagCAAGATTGGAGGAAAACAGGAATTGTAAGCCCAGTCAAGAACCAAGGATCCTGTGGATCTTGTTGGACATTCAGGTAATtaattatcattatcaaaatctCCATAAGATGAAGAAACAATTACAACCAGAAATGGTTTCTTGATTTATGATTTGATGATTCATGTAGTACAACTGGAGCTCTTGAAGCTGCATATGCCCAAGCTTTTGGGAAATCAGTTTCTCTTTCTGAACAACAACTTGTAGACTGTGCTCGTGATTTCAATAACTTTGGTTGCAATGGTGGGTTGCCTTCACAAGCTTATGAATACATCAAATACAATGGTGGACTTGACACTGAGGAATCTTATCCTTACACCGGAAAAGATGGTGTCTGTAAATACAAATCAGAAAACGCTGCAGTCAAAGTCATCGATTCCGTCAACATCACCAtggtaataattaataataatatatataatcaaaaaaatttatttacTAATTTGTTTAATTATAGGGTGCTGAGGATGAATTAAAGCATGCAGTAGGTGTTGTTCGTCCAGTGAGTGTGGCGTTTCAGGTGATTAACGGGTTTCATCAGTACACAGGAGGAGTTTTCACTAGCGATGTTTGTGGGAATGATCCAATGGTAAGAGAGatacattatgttttttttttttttttttttttttttttttaaacttaattGTTGTTGATTGGAAGACTAATAAATAAATGCGACACGTGTCATGAATAACAGGATGTGAACCATGCTGTGGTGGCAGTTGGATATGGTGTAGAAAATGGTGTTCCATATTGGCTCATTAAGAACTCATGGGGAGCAGATTGGGGTCTTAATGGTTACTTCAAGATGGAGATGGGCAAAAATATGTGTGGTAGGTTactttttgtttatatatatttaattaattatgttACACCTctcaataaaatgaaaattaataTATGTTATTTATTGTTATTGTAGGTGTTGCAACTTGTGCATCGTACCCCGTTGTGGCCTAAATGCTATCTTTTTATACGGAGAAGTGATTGTAAAGAGCTTTTTCGTTGTTGTAATTTGAAATTAATGGTTAGTGTAATGTAAAACTTTCATAAATGGGGTGATCCCATGAACACAAAGACCAACATATTTGTAAATTTGGTTTATTCATATGGTACCTTTTGATTTCGTATTTATTTTCGTTTAACTATTACGTAATGTAACTGTGTTTTAAATGTTGATCATGTTTTATTTTGAACAGCAAAATTTCATTAGAAACAAGCAAAAAGAACAACATAAATCACACAAGCTAGTTGAAATTATCGGTTTTGAGTGAATACCCGATAAGGGAGTTTCATCACTAGTGGCTACCAGACTCACTTAAAAAAGCGAATAGTTGTCCATACATCCCCTTTTCCTTTGCATTAAGAATAGTATACCATTTCACCCACACCATCTTCCTTTACCCGATGTAACAACCTAAACAAAAAGCTAGACCTGAAATGAAGACCCATTAACGATAGTTGACATCTTAAACAAAGACATAAAATATGTCACGTCTTCTGAGGACTGGCTTTAATAAAGTTGGTATGCCACAAAAAAAAGCATTTTGGCTTTTCAATTTGACAATCGCTTCTTGAACTTAGGGCATCCacaatccattgaactctatagAGTTCAGTGGATTGTCACATCATTCATTAAACATCTATACAATACTATCCACAACCCATTAAACACTTATTCAATTCTAATTATCACTTTATTActtctattgaatcattcaactCTACTCCATGTCATCACCTATACTCCATTCAACTCTTATTTAATCCTAGTCATCATCGtattcaactcttatactattTGTATTGTGGATGTTCTTATGAATGATAAGTCTCCACCCTTTAATTCACGCCACGTCTCTACCCACCGAAAGTCCAATACATGTAAAAGGGAACACATCCAAGGGGCACACTATTAAAGCGACTACCTACCAGTTTGCCAGATAACATGATCTCTAACACCCACTCCAAGTAGCCTCGATTTTTGAATATTAATCTTCAAACATGTAGCCTTATAATAAAACTGTAATATACTAATCATGTTTCACAAATTTCCTTTATCTCACTCTCCAATAAACAACACACCATCAACATAAAATAAACGAAAAAGCTGCAAGGTCGACCCTCCCAACATCACAACAT includes these proteins:
- the LOC111892539 gene encoding cysteine proteinase 3 — its product is MAALSTVSALVVLIIACAAGVRATEVRSTFADENPIRQVVSDGLRELETTVLRVIGQTRHARTFARFAHRYGKRYETADEMKHRFSIFLESLETIRSHNKKGLSYTLGVNEFSDMTFEEFSKQKLGAAQNCSATKSGNHKLTDVVLPLTQDWRKTGIVSPVKNQGSCGSCWTFSTTGALEAAYAQAFGKSVSLSEQQLVDCARDFNNFGCNGGLPSQAYEYIKYNGGLDTEESYPYTGKDGVCKYKSENAAVKVIDSVNITMGAEDELKHAVGVVRPVSVAFQVINGFHQYTGGVFTSDVCGNDPMDVNHAVVAVGYGVENGVPYWLIKNSWGADWGLNGYFKMEMGKNMCGVATCASYPVVA